The following DNA comes from Nocardioides panzhihuensis.
CATGGACGTCTCCGGAGTCATGTTGGTCCGCCCCGACGGGGAGGCGCTCCCGATCCCGCTCGACACCTTCACCGACCGCGATCTCGACCTCAACGACGGCGTGCTCCACCGCAACCAGGACCACCTCAACAACCACCACGGAGAAGAGCTCCGCGAGGCGGTCGCCACCCGCACCTACCTCCCGGTCGACAGCATCCTCGCCGCCCAGATCACGGGGCTCCACGCCGACGGCTTCGACTTCCAGTGGGTCGACGAGCGCGGGGCGCACAGCGCGCACACCACCTTCGACCGCCCCGCCCGGACCCCGGAGGACCTCGTCGCCGGAGTGCGCAAGGCGCTGGCTGCCGAGATCTGCTGAGCGAGACACGCCCCCAAAAGCGTTTTCCGGGACACAAATCCCATGTACCTTGATGATGTATCAACATCGCGCAAGGAGGCTCGGATGGTTGTGCAGACACTTCGCTCGATCGGTGGCTACGTGGGCACGGTGGCCAGCACCCCGGCCCGTGTGATCGCGCCCCGGCCACAGCCCCGCCGGGAGTACGACGAGACGCTGCGTACGTTGTCGGAGGCCTCGGTCGAGAAGTACTTCAACGCATTCAAGGACGTCGACTGGGACGCCGCGGAGATGGCCGTCGACGAGGACGACGAGCGCTGGATCCTGCCTCCGCTCGACCTGCTCGGCGCCCACCCCTGGTACCAGTCGCTGCCCAAGGCCCGGCAGATCGAGGTCGGCCGGCACCGCCTCACCGCGATGGTGAAGACCGGCTCCCAGTTCGAGCAGCTGCTGCTCCTGGGCGGCACCCAGTTCCTGATGGGCGTCGAGAACGGCGACCCGGAGTTCCGCTACTTCATGCACGAGCTCACCGAAGAGACCCACCACATCCAGATGTTCCAGGAGTTCACCAACCGGGTGTGCCCGGACGTCGCCGGCGCGCCCGAGTGGCTGATGCGGGTCATCCCGCTGGTGGGACATCTCGGCGGGCTCTACCCCGCGCTCTTCTTCGCCATCATCCTCGCCGGCGAGGAGCCGATCGACCACGTGCAGAAGGAGGTCATGCGCTCCGGCGGCACCCACCCGCTCCTGGACCGGATCATGGCCATCCACATCGCCGAGGAGGCGCGCCACATCGGGTTCGCGCACGCCTGGCTCGAGGAGCACGCGCCCGACCTCAACCCGGTCTCGCGTATCGCCCTCGGGATCCTCACCCCGCTCGCCATGCGCCTCGGCGCGGACGCGATCATCATTCCCTCCCGTGCCGACCGCGAGCTCATGGGCCTGCCCGACTCGGTCGTCCGCGAGGTCTGGGGCGAGGGCCCCGAGGCCGCGGCCTTCCGCCGGCATCTCTTCGCCGACGTGCGGATGCTCTTCGACAACCTGGGGCTGCGTACGCCGCTGACCGGCTGGGCGTGGCGAGCGCTCGGCGTCGCTGGACGGCCGGCGCGTTTCCGCGCCGCACCGCCCAGCGCCGCGGCCTGAGCCCCGCTCCGAGACCCGTCCCGGGCCTTAGCTCGGGACGGGCAGGGAGCGGCTGATGATCTCCTTCATGATCTCGGTCGTGCCGGCGTAGATCTGCTGGACGCGCAGGTCAGTGAAGGCGCGGGCGATGGGGTACTCCTCCATGTAGCCGTAGCCGCCGTGCATCTGCACGCACTTGTCGACGACCTTCATGGCCCGCTCCGAGCACCAGTACTTCGCCATCGCGACCGTCGGGATGTCGAGCTCGCCCTTGATGTGCAGCTCGATGCACTCGTCGATGAAGGAGCGCGCCACCCGTGCCTCCGTGGCGACCTCGGCCATCGTGAACTTGGTGTTCTGGAAACCGAAGACCGGGCGCCCGAAGGCGGTGCGGGTGTGGACGTAGGAGATCGTCTCCTCGTAGGCGAACTCCATCGCCGCCACGCAGCCGAGCGCCACGATCAGGCGCTCCTGCGGCAGCTGCAGCATGAGCTGGACGAAGCCCTCGCCCTCCTTCGCGCCGAGCAGGTTGGCCGCGGGGACGCGTACGTCGTCGAAGAAGAGCTCACAGGTGTCCTGGCCCTTCATCCCGATCTTGTTGAGCACCCGCCCACGCCGGAAGCCGGGGGCGTCGGTGGGGACGATCACCAGGGAGATCCCGGAGCCCTTCTCCTCCGGGTTGGTCTTGACCGCGACCAGCACCATGTCGGCCTGGAGGCCGTTGGTGATGAACGTCTTGGCGCCGTTGACGACATAGTCGTCGCCGTCGCGGATCGCCTTCGACTTGATCGCCTGCAGATCCGATCCCGTGCCGGGCTCGGTCATCGCGACAGCGGCGACCACCTCCCCGCTGGCCATCTTCGGCAGCCACTCCTGCTTCTGCTCCTCGGTGCCGTACGCCACCAGGTAGTGCGCCACGATCCCGCTGTGCAGCGGGGCACCCCACGAGGAGTCGCCGACGCGGGCCTGCTCCTCGATCAGCACGGCCTCGTGGGCGAAGGTGCCACCACCGCCGCCGTACTCCTCCGGCACGGAGAGGCAGAGCAGGCCGAGCTCGCCGGCCCGGTTCCACAGGTCGCGGTCGACCTGCTTGTTGGCGATGAACGAGTCGATGTTGGGCTTGATCTCCTTCTCGCAGAAGGTGCGGGCGAGGTCGCGCAGGTCCTCGAGGTCTTGATCCATCCAGGGAGAGCGGCGGGTCACGGGCGTTCCTTCCGGTCGGCACCCCACGAGTAAGTGGGACACGATGTACTGGATACAGGTTGTATCACCGTACCGGAACTGGATACAAGGTGTATCAGCGCTACGGTGAACGCGTGGTGGACGTTGTGAAGTGGGTCGACTCGACAGTTCGGCGCCGCTCGGCGAAAGAGGCACTCGAGGAAGACTCCCGACGCTCGCGAGTGGTGCTCGCGGCGGTCGAGGCGATCGAGGAGGACGGCCCCACGGTCGGGATGGCACGGATCGCCGAGCGGGCCGGTCTGCCGCGGCCCAACGTCTACCGGCACTTCGCCGGCAAGGACCAGCTCGACGCCGAGGTGACGAGGTTCGCCGCGAACGAGCTGCTGCGCCGCGTACGGCCCAACCTGGCTCGCACCGGAACACCCCGCGAGGTGATCGGCGGGGTCATCGGGTCGTGCGTCGACTGGGCCGCCGAGCACCCCAACCTCTACCGCTTCGTCGCCGCCCAGCAGCAGACCAAGGCGCTGCACCGGGCCCGGATGGGTCGCACCCGCTTCCTCAACGAGCTCGTCGAGGCGATGCGCGGCTACCTGAGCGAGTCCGAGCTCAGCGGCGAGCCGCCCGACGGCGTCCTCGCCGGGCTGATGGGGATGGTCGACGCCAGCATCATCTGGTGGCTCGACCATGGTGACGAGACCCGCGACGAGGTGGTCGAGCGGCTCACCCGGCAGGTCGCGGGCGTGCTCTTCGGCCTGCTCGCCCAGCTCGGGCTCGAGATACCCGAGGACATGGTCTTCACGCCGCGGGCATGATGGTGGCACCCGCCCAACCCAGGCACAGCAACAGACGCAGCAACCAGACGCAGCAACCAGACCCAGCAACGAGGAGCAGCGATGCCGAACACCGACAACAGGTCCGCGAACATCGGCGTGGTGGGCCTGGCCGTGATGGGGTCCAACCTGGCCCGCAACCTCGCCTCGCGCGAGGGCAACACGGTGGCGGTCTACAACCGCACCTACGCCCGCACCGAGGAGCTGATCACCGAGCATCCCGAGGCGGGCTTCCTCGCCTCCGAGACGATCGACGACTTCGTGGCCACCCTGACCAAACCGCGTACGGCGATCATCATGGTCCAGGCCGGCAAGGGCACCGACGCGGTGATCGAGCAGCTCGCCGAGCGGTTCGAGCCCGGCGACATCATCGTCGACGGCGGCAACGCCAACTTCAACGACACCATCCGCCGCGAGCGCGAGCTTCGTGAGCGCGGCCTGAACTTCGTCGGCACCGGCATCTCCGGCGGCGAGGAGGGTGCGCTCAACGGTCCCTCGATCATGCCCGGCGGCTCGGCCGAGGCCTGGGAGACGCTGGGCCCGATCCTGAAGAGCATCGCCGCGGTCGCCGATGGCGAACCCTGCGTCACCCACATCGGCACCGACGGTGCCGGCCACTTCGTGAAGATGGTCCACAACGGCATCGAGTACGCCGACATGCAGCTGATCGCGGAGGCCTACGACCTCCTTCGTCGGGTGGGCGGGCTCTCCGTGGAGCAGCTCGTGGACGTCTTCAAGGACTGGAACACCGGCGACCTGGAGTCCTACCTGATCGAGATCACTGCGGAGGTGCTCGCCCAGAAGGACGCCGAGACCGGCGAGCCGCTCGTGGACGTCATCCTCGACGAGGCTGGCTCGAAGGGCACCGGCGTCTGGACGGTGCAGAACGCCCTCGGCCTCGGCATCCCGGTCTCCGGCATCGGCGAGGCCGTCTTCGCCCGGGCGGTCTCCTCGAAGCCTGCCCAGCGCGGCGCGATGCGGGCCTCGGTGACCAATCGCCCGAAGGCGCCGGCGGTCCCCGACACGTTCGTCGACGACGTACGCGCGGCTCTGTACGCCTCGAAGGTGGTCGCCTACGCGCAGGGGTTCGACCTGATCGTGGCCGGGGCGAAGGAGTACGGCTGGGACATCGATCTCGGTGCGCTCGCCAAGATCTGGCGGGCCGGCTGCATCATCCGGGCCCGTTTCCTCGACCGGATCGTGGACGCCTACGCGACCAAGCCCGACCTGGAGACACTGTTGGTCGACCCCTACTTCGCCGACGGGGTCGCCTCCGGCGAGGACGCCTGGCGGCGCGTCGTCGGGATCGCAGCCGCTGCCGGCGTCCCCGCACCCGGTTTCTCCTCAGCGCTCGCCTACTTCGACTCGCTCGCCGCCGATCGGCTCCCGGCCGCGCTCATCCAGGGCCAGCGAGACTTCTTCGGCGCCCACACCTACAAGCGCGTCGACAAGGACGGCAACTTCCACACGCTGTGGTCCGACGACCGCACCGAGGTCGAGACGACGCCGTCGACTCACTAGGGAGATACCGAACTTGGGGCTGTCGGCACACCGGACGGTGGACCTAGCCTGAAGCATGGGTTTCGACGTCGTCGCGGAGAGATACGCCCGATTCATGGGCCGCTACGCCGAGCCCCTCACACCTCACTTCGCCGACTTCGCCCGGGTCAGCATGGGCCAGCGTGTGCTCGACGTCGGCTGCGGCCCGGGCACGCTCACCCGCCATCTGGTGACCCTCACCGAGGCACATCTGGTGGCCGCCATCGACCCCTCACCGCCCTTCATCGAGGCGGTCGCCCGCGAGCTGGCCCGGGTCGACGTGCACACCGGCGTGGCCGAGGCGCTCCCCTTCGCCGACAGCTGGTTCGACGTCTCCCTGGCCCAGCTGGTCGTGCACTTCATGACCGACCCGGCGGCGGGCATCGAGGAGATGATCCGGGTCACCCGGCCCGGCGGCACCGTCGCGGCGTGCGTCTGGGACGCCGACACCGGTGCCGTCTCGCCGTTCTGGTCCTGCGTTGACGAGATCGACCCGGAGGCCGAGGACGAGGCGCTCCTCGCCGGCTCTCGGATGGGTGACCTCGAGAAGCTGTTCAAGCAGGCCGGACTCCGCAAGGTCGAGCCCCGTGGCCTGGCCGTCCGCGTCACCCACCCGACGTTCGAGGACTGGTGGGACCCGTACACCTTCGGCGTCGGCCCGGCGGGCGACTACGTGGAGTCCCTCGACGACGCCGGTCGCGCCGCGCTCGAGGAGGTCGCCCGGCGCCGGCTCGGGAACGGCCCGTTCACCGTGACCGCGACGGCCTGGGCCGCCCGCGGCATCGTCGCCTAGCCCGCACCACCTTCTTCGGCCCCGACTCGCGCGCGAAGCAATTTGCATCGGCCTCCTATTCTTCATAAGGTTGTAAAAGTCAACCAATATGAAGGGGCGATGATGGAGCAGGCGACCTACCGCGACCTGATGCATCGGCTCAGCGAGGTCGGGGCCGTCAAGAGGGGCCTCGCCCGCAACCTCCCGCCCGGCCTACCGGCCGGCTCCGCAGGCGTGCTGGGGCTCCTGAGCCAGCACGGCGAGATGACCATCAGCGAGCTCACCGATCTGCTCGCCGTCGACATCTCGGTGACCAGCCGCCACGTCTCCTACCTGGCCGACCACGGCTGGCTCGCGCGCTCCCCCAACCCGGCGGACGGTCGATCACGCCTGCTGTGTCTCACCGCCTCCGGGCGAGACCTGCTCGCCGGGTTCTCCGACCACATCACCGAGCTGCTCTCCGAGCGGCTCGGCGACTGGAGCGACGACGAGGTCCACGAGCTGATCCGGCTCATGGCCAAGCTGCACGACAGCATCGTCTGCCCAGCACACACGCTCACCCACGTACGCAGCTGAGGCTCTGCCCAACACCGCTGTGCTCGATACAGAAGGGAAGTCCATGGCAACGACGACCGCCGAACGGACGCACGCAGGTCCACCGGGAGGCTCGTCCGGCGGCGCCCCCGGGGCCCTGCACGGTCAGATGTCCCACCGCGAGATCATGGAGGCGCTCTCGGGCCTGCTGCTCGGCATGTTCGTGGCGATGATCTCCTCCACGATCGTCTCCAACGCGCTGCCGGAGATCATCGCCGACATCGGCGGTGGGCAGTCGGCCTACACCTGGGTGGTCACCTCCACCCTGCTCACCATGACGGCCACCACGCCGCTGTGGGGCAAGATGGCCGACCTGTTCAGCAAGAAGCTGCTGATGCAGATCGCGCTGGTCCTCTTCGTGGCGGCCTCGGCCGTCGCCGGCCTGGCTCAGAACCCGGAGCAGCTGATCGCCGCCCGGGCGGTCCAGGGCATCGGCATGGGCGGCCTGACCGCCCTGGCCCAGATCATCATGGCGGCGATGATCTCCCCGCGTGAGCGCGGCCGCTACTCGGGCTACCTCGGCGCCGTCTTCGCGGTCGCCACCGTCGGCGGCCCGCTACTCGGCGGGGTCATCACCGATGCCGACTCGCTCGGCTGGCGCTGGTGCTTCTACGTGGGCATCCCGTTCGCGATCGTCGCCTTCATCGTGCTGCAGAAGACACTGCACCTCCCCGTCGTCAGGCGGGAGGGCGTCAAGGTCGACTGGGCCGGCGCGTTCTTCATGGCGGCCGGCGTCTGCCTGCTGCTCGTCTGGGTCACCTTCGCCGGCGACAAGTACGACTGGGCCTCCTGGGAGACCGCTGCCATGGTCGGCGGCTCGGCGGCGCTCCTGGCGATCTTCGGCCTCGTCGAGTCGAAGGCCGCGGAGCCGATCGTCCCGTTGCGACTGTTCCGCAACCGGACGATCACGCTCTCCTCGCTCGCCTCGC
Coding sequences within:
- a CDS encoding class I SAM-dependent methyltransferase — translated: MGFDVVAERYARFMGRYAEPLTPHFADFARVSMGQRVLDVGCGPGTLTRHLVTLTEAHLVAAIDPSPPFIEAVARELARVDVHTGVAEALPFADSWFDVSLAQLVVHFMTDPAAGIEEMIRVTRPGGTVAACVWDADTGAVSPFWSCVDEIDPEAEDEALLAGSRMGDLEKLFKQAGLRKVEPRGLAVRVTHPTFEDWWDPYTFGVGPAGDYVESLDDAGRAALEEVARRRLGNGPFTVTATAWAARGIVA
- the gndA gene encoding NADP-dependent phosphogluconate dehydrogenase; its protein translation is MPNTDNRSANIGVVGLAVMGSNLARNLASREGNTVAVYNRTYARTEELITEHPEAGFLASETIDDFVATLTKPRTAIIMVQAGKGTDAVIEQLAERFEPGDIIVDGGNANFNDTIRRERELRERGLNFVGTGISGGEEGALNGPSIMPGGSAEAWETLGPILKSIAAVADGEPCVTHIGTDGAGHFVKMVHNGIEYADMQLIAEAYDLLRRVGGLSVEQLVDVFKDWNTGDLESYLIEITAEVLAQKDAETGEPLVDVILDEAGSKGTGVWTVQNALGLGIPVSGIGEAVFARAVSSKPAQRGAMRASVTNRPKAPAVPDTFVDDVRAALYASKVVAYAQGFDLIVAGAKEYGWDIDLGALAKIWRAGCIIRARFLDRIVDAYATKPDLETLLVDPYFADGVASGEDAWRRVVGIAAAAGVPAPGFSSALAYFDSLAADRLPAALIQGQRDFFGAHTYKRVDKDGNFHTLWSDDRTEVETTPSTH
- a CDS encoding AurF N-oxygenase family protein encodes the protein MVVQTLRSIGGYVGTVASTPARVIAPRPQPRREYDETLRTLSEASVEKYFNAFKDVDWDAAEMAVDEDDERWILPPLDLLGAHPWYQSLPKARQIEVGRHRLTAMVKTGSQFEQLLLLGGTQFLMGVENGDPEFRYFMHELTEETHHIQMFQEFTNRVCPDVAGAPEWLMRVIPLVGHLGGLYPALFFAIILAGEEPIDHVQKEVMRSGGTHPLLDRIMAIHIAEEARHIGFAHAWLEEHAPDLNPVSRIALGILTPLAMRLGADAIIIPSRADRELMGLPDSVVREVWGEGPEAAAFRRHLFADVRMLFDNLGLRTPLTGWAWRALGVAGRPARFRAAPPSAAA
- a CDS encoding MarR family winged helix-turn-helix transcriptional regulator, translating into MEQATYRDLMHRLSEVGAVKRGLARNLPPGLPAGSAGVLGLLSQHGEMTISELTDLLAVDISVTSRHVSYLADHGWLARSPNPADGRSRLLCLTASGRDLLAGFSDHITELLSERLGDWSDDEVHELIRLMAKLHDSIVCPAHTLTHVRS
- a CDS encoding TetR family transcriptional regulator, yielding MVDVVKWVDSTVRRRSAKEALEEDSRRSRVVLAAVEAIEEDGPTVGMARIAERAGLPRPNVYRHFAGKDQLDAEVTRFAANELLRRVRPNLARTGTPREVIGGVIGSCVDWAAEHPNLYRFVAAQQQTKALHRARMGRTRFLNELVEAMRGYLSESELSGEPPDGVLAGLMGMVDASIIWWLDHGDETRDEVVERLTRQVAGVLFGLLAQLGLEIPEDMVFTPRA
- a CDS encoding acyl-CoA dehydrogenase family protein, yielding MTRRSPWMDQDLEDLRDLARTFCEKEIKPNIDSFIANKQVDRDLWNRAGELGLLCLSVPEEYGGGGGTFAHEAVLIEEQARVGDSSWGAPLHSGIVAHYLVAYGTEEQKQEWLPKMASGEVVAAVAMTEPGTGSDLQAIKSKAIRDGDDYVVNGAKTFITNGLQADMVLVAVKTNPEEKGSGISLVIVPTDAPGFRRGRVLNKIGMKGQDTCELFFDDVRVPAANLLGAKEGEGFVQLMLQLPQERLIVALGCVAAMEFAYEETISYVHTRTAFGRPVFGFQNTKFTMAEVATEARVARSFIDECIELHIKGELDIPTVAMAKYWCSERAMKVVDKCVQMHGGYGYMEEYPIARAFTDLRVQQIYAGTTEIMKEIISRSLPVPS
- a CDS encoding DUF2470 domain-containing protein, with protein sequence MDSTASIARSILSCPRGGSVVIDGIPYSLEELEMQGFADDGGRPTFLCPPEQRLAYAGRRGSHAVLVLQGTLGGSEAVRLTGLLRWLRTDACTCCETEWEEVVMDVSGVMLVRPDGEALPIPLDTFTDRDLDLNDGVLHRNQDHLNNHHGEELREAVATRTYLPVDSILAAQITGLHADGFDFQWVDERGAHSAHTTFDRPARTPEDLVAGVRKALAAEIC